The following are encoded together in the Picrophilus oshimae DSM 9789 genome:
- a CDS encoding DUF4011 domain-containing protein, translating to MDIETFIDKWEKDLLDTSKNNKMLYFDGKNFIKIVSPRMSTLYDNLVLKGKSMRFQENDDEHRHDEITLAKKDYGKRSLYNLYYSSRNSINEHGINTLYVSLGILKWKDDFNNDIETQIFFIPVEMQRRFMKDYSINYIDDDIIFNPNIKKRFDALGIDFNYDINSTMDLSEAMKILKNSIKGTGWKVIESSYIGTISFTNITIYEDIRKHHAEIESNDLARILAKDYEKLNEINRIMPADIDYNVRNVLDADSSQLKAIYAARKGASFILIGPPGTGKSQTIANIIADSMYLGKSVLFVSEKKAAIDVVKKRLERLGFDDYILEFHSSKVKSDFIKSIYKSIEMQKNVEMPQEPKDRFTWILDNYVNAIHRRRGNMQISIYDAVNKYIENLTDLNIEISDNLLNINKDAFEEIELDLTEFDDYIDIIENYYSIPLLKLKDEDYKKHSSEFYGIIKKLYDDLLKSEKYNNIISNNLGINISSVNDMIKSIDVIKRLDKSIIIKDERLFDRHFIENLKNMHDQMVKKQEEFNSMLAEIKKRRSEDFLTIDLNDLKERLLSYGSVFKRMSSGYKSMVNTILNLSNDKSRKDYNDILDDINYGIAMLNVKKDIEILKNAIESIYPDYSDEIYNYVNGIINVYSDVPDSIIKFITSGYLNIEKIMEAESLFIDIYKNTGFINNMFQNLKISDSDIFSCNINDLKKFIDSVISQDIIKFIKFRDMMKSLGLKGIRLSSILGNRVSANDIIKAFKKAFYSKFIESYIDPSVMPFDNDPDSIIANFNRIKHERYITNFIKYDKRRIDINKTIVLSRLNERRIDSIAKNPEAIRIIKTENAKKKNFMPIRSIISSLGDFIFNIRPCFMMSPLTVSEYIDPEIKFDLVIFDEASQIRTAEAIGSIIRGRQVIISGDDKQLPPTTFFQGIDEEPNDENYTILENILDQYDSMSLNRIQLRWHYRSYDDKLIAFSNKHFYDNTLETFPSSYINPDDSGVFFNYVGGSYDRGKKRINDIEAEKIANIVKEEINYVKPDHISIGIVTLNESQRQLITSKIEDISKDDEIIKDALNRDAIFVKNLENVQGDESDVIIISLGYGKDKNGKMTMNFGPINAAGGEKRLNVAITRARRKLIIVSSFMPEDIKINENTALGVKLLKEYMEFAISSDASYMKIKNNDMIIDYIYRELRSRGFNMEKDIGFSKHNIPLAVLNNTGDKYILGIETDGWTYYEMKTASERERIRKNALEDRGWHVYRVWSLDFIKNMDGVIDDIIKTISNLNENAML from the coding sequence ATGGACATAGAAACCTTTATTGACAAATGGGAAAAGGATCTGCTTGATACATCAAAGAACAATAAGATGCTTTACTTTGATGGCAAAAACTTTATAAAGATTGTATCACCAAGGATGTCCACCCTTTATGATAACCTTGTTTTAAAGGGAAAATCAATGAGGTTCCAGGAAAATGATGATGAGCACAGGCATGATGAAATAACACTTGCAAAAAAGGATTATGGAAAAAGATCGCTTTACAATTTATATTATTCATCAAGGAATTCAATAAATGAACATGGAATAAACACGCTTTACGTTTCACTTGGTATCTTAAAATGGAAGGATGATTTTAACAACGATATAGAAACGCAGATCTTTTTTATACCCGTTGAGATGCAAAGGCGTTTCATGAAGGATTACTCAATAAATTATATTGATGATGATATAATATTTAATCCAAACATAAAGAAGAGATTTGATGCCCTTGGCATAGATTTTAATTATGATATAAATTCAACAATGGATCTTTCAGAGGCAATGAAAATACTAAAGAATTCCATTAAGGGCACAGGCTGGAAGGTTATTGAATCATCATATATAGGTACAATATCATTTACAAACATAACAATATACGAGGATATAAGAAAGCATCATGCAGAGATAGAATCAAATGATCTGGCAAGAATACTTGCAAAGGATTATGAAAAGTTAAATGAGATAAACAGGATAATGCCGGCGGACATAGATTACAACGTCAGGAATGTGCTTGATGCAGATTCAAGCCAGCTTAAGGCAATATACGCGGCAAGGAAGGGTGCAAGCTTCATATTAATAGGCCCTCCAGGGACGGGAAAGAGCCAGACGATAGCAAACATAATAGCGGATTCCATGTACCTTGGCAAGAGCGTGCTCTTTGTCAGCGAGAAGAAGGCCGCCATAGACGTTGTTAAAAAAAGGCTTGAAAGGCTTGGTTTTGATGATTATATACTTGAATTCCACAGCAGCAAGGTAAAAAGCGATTTTATCAAATCCATTTATAAATCAATAGAGATGCAGAAGAACGTCGAGATGCCGCAGGAGCCAAAGGACCGCTTCACATGGATCCTTGACAATTATGTTAACGCGATACACAGGCGCCGTGGGAACATGCAGATATCAATATACGACGCTGTAAATAAATACATAGAGAATCTAACAGATTTAAACATAGAGATCAGCGATAATTTATTGAATATAAACAAGGATGCCTTTGAGGAAATAGAACTTGACCTAACGGAATTCGATGATTACATCGATATCATTGAGAATTATTATTCAATACCACTGCTAAAGCTCAAGGATGAGGATTACAAAAAACACAGCTCTGAGTTCTATGGCATTATAAAAAAACTTTACGATGATCTTTTAAAATCTGAAAAGTATAATAATATAATAAGTAACAATCTTGGAATAAATATATCATCTGTAAATGACATGATAAAATCAATAGATGTAATAAAAAGGCTCGATAAAAGCATAATTATAAAGGATGAAAGGCTCTTTGACAGGCATTTTATTGAAAACCTAAAAAACATGCACGATCAGATGGTTAAAAAGCAGGAGGAATTCAATTCAATGCTTGCAGAGATAAAGAAGAGGAGATCCGAGGATTTTCTAACCATTGATTTAAATGATCTAAAGGAGAGGCTGCTTTCTTATGGTTCAGTTTTTAAAAGGATGTCATCAGGATACAAATCGATGGTAAACACAATATTAAACTTAAGCAATGATAAATCAAGAAAGGACTATAACGATATTCTTGATGATATAAACTATGGCATTGCCATGCTTAATGTAAAAAAGGACATAGAAATATTAAAAAATGCAATAGAAAGTATATATCCAGATTACAGCGATGAAATTTATAATTATGTAAATGGCATAATAAATGTTTACAGTGATGTTCCGGATTCAATTATAAAATTTATTACATCAGGTTATTTAAACATTGAAAAAATAATGGAGGCAGAATCATTATTCATAGACATTTATAAAAATACTGGGTTTATAAATAACATGTTCCAGAATTTAAAAATCAGCGACAGCGATATATTTTCATGCAATATAAATGATCTTAAAAAATTCATAGATTCTGTTATTTCCCAGGATATAATAAAATTCATAAAATTCAGGGATATGATGAAATCCCTTGGTCTAAAGGGCATAAGATTGAGTTCAATACTTGGAAACAGGGTCTCGGCAAATGACATAATAAAGGCATTTAAAAAGGCATTCTATTCAAAGTTTATTGAAAGCTACATAGACCCATCGGTAATGCCATTTGATAACGATCCTGATAGCATAATAGCCAATTTTAACAGAATAAAACATGAAAGGTATATAACAAACTTCATAAAATATGATAAAAGGAGAATAGATATAAACAAGACCATTGTTTTATCAAGGCTGAACGAGAGAAGAATCGATTCAATAGCAAAGAACCCGGAGGCAATAAGGATAATAAAGACCGAGAATGCAAAGAAGAAGAATTTCATGCCCATAAGATCGATAATATCATCTCTTGGCGATTTTATTTTTAATATAAGGCCATGCTTTATGATGAGCCCGTTAACCGTAAGTGAATATATTGATCCGGAAATAAAATTCGATCTTGTGATCTTTGATGAGGCCTCACAGATAAGAACAGCAGAGGCCATAGGATCAATTATACGTGGAAGGCAGGTTATAATCTCTGGTGATGATAAGCAGCTCCCGCCAACGACGTTCTTCCAGGGTATAGACGAGGAACCTAATGATGAGAATTATACAATACTCGAGAACATACTTGATCAGTACGATTCAATGAGCCTGAACAGGATACAGCTGCGCTGGCATTACAGAAGCTATGATGATAAATTAATAGCATTTTCAAACAAGCATTTTTATGACAATACACTTGAAACGTTTCCATCTTCTTATATAAATCCTGACGATTCCGGTGTCTTTTTTAATTACGTCGGCGGTTCATACGATCGTGGGAAAAAACGTATAAATGATATTGAGGCCGAGAAGATAGCAAATATAGTAAAGGAGGAAATAAATTATGTTAAACCGGATCATATATCAATAGGCATAGTCACATTAAATGAATCGCAAAGACAGCTAATAACATCAAAAATTGAGGATATATCAAAAGACGATGAAATAATAAAGGATGCATTGAACAGGGACGCAATCTTCGTAAAGAACCTTGAAAACGTTCAGGGCGATGAGAGCGATGTTATAATAATAAGCCTTGGCTACGGAAAGGATAAAAACGGAAAGATGACAATGAACTTCGGGCCTATAAACGCTGCGGGCGGTGAAAAAAGATTAAATGTTGCAATAACCAGGGCAAGGAGGAAGCTAATAATCGTTTCATCCTTCATGCCCGAGGATATAAAGATCAATGAGAACACCGCCCTTGGAGTAAAACTATTAAAAGAGTACATGGAATTTGCTATAAGCAGCGATGCATCATATATGAAGATAAAGAACAACGATATGATCATTGATTACATATACAGGGAGCTGCGTTCCAGGGGATTTAACATGGAAAAGGACATAGGATTTTCAAAGCATAACATACCACTGGCGGTTTTAAATAACACAGGTGATAAATACATACTTGGCATTGAAACCGATGGCTGGACATACTATGAGATGAAAACAGCCAGTGAAAGGGAGCGCATAAGGAAAAACGCCCTGGAGGATCGTGGCTGGCATGTATACCGCGTCTGGTCACTTGATTTTATAAAAAACATGGACGGCGTAATAGATGATATAATAAAAACGATATCAAATTTAAATGAAAATGCAATGCTCTAG